The DNA region GAAGGACGCGACGTCCGTACGGCTGATCGCCTTCGCGCCCGGTGACGCCGACGCCGACCTGAAGGTGCGGCTCGCCTCTCCGAACGGGCCGATCACCCCCGCCGGAAACGAGACGCTGCACGTCAAGGCAGGCATGACCGCCGCCATCGACCTCGGTGACGTCACGCGCGGCGAGGCGGGATCCCTGATACTGACGCCGACCGGGCGGTCCACACCGGTCGTCGCGGCCCTCAAGGTCGTCCGCGGCAAGGGCGACAAGCAGGAGACGGCGTTCATCCCGGCGACCGGCCCGGTGGACACGCGCGCGACGGCTGCCGACAACCGCTCCAAGGGCTCCACGCTCTCCCTGGTGGCCCCCGGCCGCACCGCGAAGGTCAAGGTCACGGCCTCCGCGGGCAGCGGCGGCGGCACGGCCGCGGAGAAGACGTACACGATCAAGGGCGGCACCACCCAGAACGTCGAGCTGCCCGTCCCCAGCGGTCTCAAGGGCACGTACGCCCTCACGGTCGAGCCGCAGTCCGGTGGTCCCGTCTACGCGGCGCGCATGCTCGAAGCGGCCAGTGGCGGCGTACCGATGTTCACGGTGCAGACGCTGCCGGACGACCGGGGAACGGTGGAGGTACCGGACGCGGAGCAGGACCTCTCGGTGCTGCAGAAGTAGGACGCCGCACGCCTCCGGGAGTGCGGTCAGTCCTCCCCGTAGCGGGGATCCACCGTCTCCGGAGTCAGTCCGAGCAGCTCGGCGACCTGCTCCACCACGACCTCGTGCACGAGCGCGGCCCGCTCGTCGCGCCCCTTGGTGCGGATCTCGACCGGGCGCCGGTAGACGACGACACGGCCGGGCCGGCCCTCGCGCGCAGGGATCGTGCCGCCCAGGGGGACCGTCTCGTCGGCCCAGCCCTCGTCACGCGCCGGGTCGAGCCGGGGTACCTCCAGCACCAGGAACTCGATGTCGGCGAGCTGCGGCCAGCGCCGCTCCAGCCGCTCCACGGAGTCCTGCACCAGATCCGCGAACACTTCGGCCCGAGGCGCCGAGAGGGGTACCTGCGGCGGCGCCACGGGGCCACGCATCCCCCGCCCGTGTCGATCACGACGACGGGGCCTGGGCTCGGCGGCACGGGGCGGTACGGGGTTGTCCATCACTGACGAAGAGTAGTCCCCAGACCCTTCTCCCGCCTGCACGTGTCCACCGACGGTCACCCCCTCAGGGGAGCGGTGCGGGTACATCCCACGACTCCTGCCGCAGGGCGCGACCAGCGCCCACAGCCGGCAGCGACTCACCAACCGCGTATGCCACTTGATGACCATTCCAGCCAAGGTTGGGCTCGTTTCCATATGCCTCTAGGACCACAGAAATAACGGCAATTGACAGCTTTTGCACCAACTCGGGGCCGCTCCTGGACCCGTCCGAAATTTCGCCAACACCCGTACCCGCAGGTCAACAAGGCGCGCCAGGAACCACCTGTGTCAGGGGTCACACCACGACACGGTGGAGTGACCTCGGGGGGAGTCGTCGCGGCCCGCTCAAGAGTGCGGTACCGTCCAACGTCGTGAGCCCTGTACGTCGCTGTTCGCGCACCGCTTGCGGCCGTCCCGCCGTCGCGACGCTGACGTACGTCTACGCCGACTCGACCGCGGTCCTCGGCCCGCTCGCCACCTACGCCGAACCCCACTGTTACGACCTGTGCGCCGAGCACTCCGAGCGCCTCACCGCCCCGCGCGGCTGGGAGGTCGTCCGGCTCGCCGACGGCTCCGCTCCCTCCCGCCCCAGCGGTGACGACCTGGAAGCGCTCGCCAACGCCGTGCGTGAGGCGGCCCGTCCGCAGGAGCGCGCCGCGCAGTCGGGTGGCGGCAACGCCCGCGGCGCGGACCCGATGGAGGTCGGCCGCCGCGGTCACCTCCGGGTGCTGCGCTCGCCGGACTCCTGAACCCCCCTCCCGCGAACGGGACTTCACCTCGTGCACATTCGGTGCACGTTTCACTCGATGACGCACGACCATTGACGCGCGCTTGTCGCGGACACGACCATTCCCCCGCCCGTGAGAAATCGCTTTCCGCATCGCGGAATCCGGGGAGGCTCCGTGTACATCCAGGAACTCGAGCCCGTGGCCGACTCGCTCGGCCTGTCCGCACTCGTCGCGACCCTGCCCCTCGTCATCGTCCTCGTCCTGCTCGGCGGCGTCCGGATGAAGGCGCATCTGGCGGGCCTCATCGGCCTCGCGGCCGCGGCCCTTGTCGCCTGGCTCGCGTACGGCATGCCCGTCGGCCAGACGCTCTCCAGCGCCGCCCAGGGGGCCGTGTTCGGCCTCTTCCCCATCCTGTGGATCGTCGTCAACGCCCTCTGGGTGTACCGGATGACCGTCCACACCCGGCACTTCGACATCCTGCGCCGCTCGTTCGGGCGACTCTCCGACGACCCGCGCATCCAGGCGCTCGTCGTCGCGTTCTGCTTCGGCGCGCTCCTGGAGGCCCTCGCGGGCTTCGGCGCGCCCGTCGCGATCTGCTCGGTCATGCTCGTCGCGCTCGGCTTCGATCCCGTCCGCGCCGCGGTGGTCGCGCTGGTCGCCAACACCGCGCCGGTCGCCTTCGGCGCGATGGGCACACCGGTCGTGACACTCGCTCAAGTCACGGGCCTGCCACTGGATTCCGTCGCCTCCGTGGTGGGCCGTCAGACTCCG from Streptomyces sp. NBC_00258 includes:
- a CDS encoding DUF3499 domain-containing protein, yielding MSPVRRCSRTACGRPAVATLTYVYADSTAVLGPLATYAEPHCYDLCAEHSERLTAPRGWEVVRLADGSAPSRPSGDDLEALANAVREAARPQERAAQSGGGNARGADPMEVGRRGHLRVLRSPDS
- a CDS encoding metallopeptidase family protein, whose protein sequence is MDNPVPPRAAEPRPRRRDRHGRGMRGPVAPPQVPLSAPRAEVFADLVQDSVERLERRWPQLADIEFLVLEVPRLDPARDEGWADETVPLGGTIPAREGRPGRVVVYRRPVEIRTKGRDERAALVHEVVVEQVAELLGLTPETVDPRYGED